In the genome of Terribacillus sp. FSL K6-0262, one region contains:
- the plsY gene encoding glycerol-3-phosphate 1-O-acyltransferase PlsY, producing MEYVLFILLAYIIGSIPSALIVGKVSYNIDVREHGSGNLGATNTFRTLGKKAGTIVLIADILKGTIATILPVLFGMDLYLLVIGLGAVIGHVYPIFARFKGGKAVATSAGIILGVNAWLFVIILASFVVVLLLSKYVSLASMTAGVVGVIVSIFIAQDVILSIVLGLLAIFILYKHRQNIVRIIRREEPKASFLVKNNSK from the coding sequence ATGGAGTACGTGTTATTCATCCTGCTCGCCTATATCATCGGTTCGATTCCATCTGCCCTGATTGTCGGCAAGGTAAGCTATAATATAGATGTAAGAGAGCATGGCAGCGGAAATCTCGGTGCTACGAACACGTTCCGGACACTCGGTAAGAAAGCCGGGACCATCGTGCTGATCGCCGACATCCTGAAAGGTACGATTGCAACCATCCTGCCCGTTCTGTTCGGAATGGACTTATACCTGCTCGTCATCGGACTCGGGGCGGTCATCGGTCACGTATACCCGATCTTCGCCCGTTTCAAAGGAGGGAAAGCTGTCGCGACATCAGCCGGGATCATCCTGGGTGTCAATGCCTGGCTCTTTGTCATCATCCTGGCAAGCTTCGTCGTCGTTTTGCTCCTCAGCAAATATGTATCACTTGCCTCCATGACAGCGGGTGTCGTCGGTGTCATCGTCTCGATCTTCATTGCACAGGATGTCATTTTATCCATCGTACTCGGGCTCTTGGCGATATTCATCCTATACAAGCATCGGCAGAACATCGTCCGTATCATCAGACGGGAGGAACCAAAAGCTTCCTTCCTAGTGAAAAACAATTCCAAGTAA
- a CDS encoding YdiU family protein, with the protein MVLDGKLDASYTALPETFYTRMSPNPVRDPQMVKWNEELAEQLGIGQEGALDHLAGNSFPEGAQPIAQAYAGHQFGNFTMLGDGRAILLGEWQNRSGQKVDIQLKGAGRTPYSRGGDGRAALGPMLREYIISEAMHGLGIPTTRSLAVVSTGEPVYRETALPGAVLTRIASSHIRVGTFEYARRFCSETDLIALADYSIERHYPELAGEPDKYVRFFRAVMERQAELLAKWVGAGFIHGVMNTDNMTISGETIDYGPCAFLDAYKPMTAFSSIDIQGRYAYANQPPIAAWNLARFAEALLPLFDSIPAEAVKQAEDTLREFPQIYRKCWLDIMYRKIGITGAKEGDEALVEDILGWMEQAGADYTNTFRALTIGDTAALEQAEGFASWKKRWDDRIGAEGIEAARDLMRQSNPSIIPRNHLVEEALDAAGNGDYTLFDRLCELVSDPFSYEPVDSKFTEDPPEPKEPFQTFCGT; encoded by the coding sequence GTGGTTTTAGATGGAAAATTGGATGCCTCCTACACGGCATTGCCTGAGACTTTTTATACCAGGATGTCACCAAATCCGGTCAGGGATCCGCAAATGGTAAAATGGAACGAGGAACTGGCTGAACAGCTTGGCATCGGACAAGAAGGTGCTCTCGATCACTTGGCAGGCAACTCCTTCCCTGAAGGGGCACAGCCGATTGCACAAGCATATGCGGGTCATCAATTCGGCAATTTCACGATGCTTGGGGACGGAAGGGCCATCCTCCTCGGGGAATGGCAAAATCGATCGGGCCAAAAAGTGGATATCCAGTTGAAGGGCGCTGGCCGCACCCCGTATTCCAGGGGCGGGGATGGACGTGCAGCGCTTGGGCCGATGCTCAGGGAATACATCATCAGTGAAGCGATGCATGGGCTCGGCATCCCGACGACGCGCAGCTTGGCTGTCGTTTCCACGGGTGAACCGGTTTACCGGGAAACGGCATTGCCTGGCGCGGTATTAACCAGGATTGCGTCAAGCCATATCCGGGTGGGGACATTCGAATATGCCAGAAGATTTTGTTCGGAAACCGACTTGATAGCCTTGGCAGATTACAGCATAGAGCGTCATTATCCTGAGCTGGCTGGAGAGCCTGATAAGTATGTGCGCTTTTTCCGAGCGGTGATGGAACGACAGGCGGAACTGCTGGCGAAATGGGTGGGTGCCGGCTTCATCCATGGCGTGATGAACACGGATAATATGACGATCAGCGGCGAAACGATCGATTACGGCCCTTGTGCCTTCCTGGATGCATACAAGCCGATGACGGCTTTCAGCTCCATAGATATCCAGGGACGCTATGCCTATGCCAACCAGCCGCCGATCGCAGCTTGGAACCTGGCGCGATTTGCCGAAGCATTGCTTCCCTTATTCGATTCGATTCCAGCAGAGGCAGTGAAACAAGCAGAAGACACGCTCCGTGAATTTCCGCAGATTTATAGGAAATGCTGGCTCGATATCATGTACAGGAAAATTGGAATCACAGGTGCAAAAGAGGGCGATGAAGCACTTGTGGAGGATATACTTGGCTGGATGGAGCAAGCGGGGGCGGATTACACGAATACCTTCCGCGCATTGACGATAGGCGATACAGCTGCACTTGAACAGGCGGAGGGCTTTGCATCATGGAAAAAGCGCTGGGATGACCGGATCGGAGCTGAAGGAATCGAGGCTGCACGTGACTTGATGCGTCAATCCAATCCCAGCATCATCCCGCGCAATCATTTGGTGGAGGAAGCACTGGATGCTGCCGGAAATGGTGATTATACGCTGTTTGATCGGCTGTGTGAGCTTGTGTCTGATCCCTTCAGTTATGAGCCGGTCGACTCAAAATTCACCGAAGATCCGCCTGAGCCGAAGGAGCCTTTCCAAACATTTTGCGGAACCTGA
- the folE2 gene encoding GTP cyclohydrolase FolE2, translating to MQHLHTSTKKQLPSKAERHKLFGSVPPGKKTKPENKADMADLQNTKKNFLFHIDAVGIAKVKHPIQVISNTSPAMQTTIGTFEFTSSIQQDSKGTNMSRFTEQLDLYHKNGFTVSVKSLQTFVAELADRLKQDDARVKVTFPWFFERSGPASGMTGLNHADATLEVAYDKQTGFRTTAKLSGTVTTLCPCSKEISEYSAHNQRGIVSMEVQLTDAFDEDVRDWKEDLLEAAESNASARIHPVLKRPDEKMVTETAYENPRFVEDMVRLVAADLYELDYVEKFTVSCSNQESIHLHDAVATLSYDKRDEEE from the coding sequence ATGCAGCACCTACACACATCAACTAAAAAACAGCTGCCTTCAAAGGCGGAACGACATAAATTATTCGGCTCCGTGCCTCCAGGCAAGAAGACAAAACCAGAAAATAAAGCCGATATGGCCGACTTACAGAACACGAAAAAGAATTTCCTTTTCCATATAGATGCAGTCGGAATCGCGAAGGTCAAACACCCGATCCAGGTGATCAGCAATACCAGCCCGGCGATGCAGACAACGATCGGAACATTTGAATTCACCTCCTCCATCCAGCAGGACAGCAAAGGGACGAACATGAGCCGCTTCACGGAGCAGCTGGATTTGTATCACAAAAATGGCTTCACCGTTTCCGTGAAAAGCTTACAGACCTTTGTCGCTGAGCTTGCCGATCGCCTGAAGCAGGACGATGCACGAGTGAAAGTGACATTCCCATGGTTCTTTGAACGAAGCGGTCCTGCTTCCGGGATGACTGGATTGAATCATGCGGATGCCACATTGGAGGTCGCTTACGACAAGCAAACAGGCTTCCGGACCACGGCTAAGCTTTCCGGTACGGTTACGACACTTTGCCCCTGCTCGAAGGAAATCAGTGAGTACAGTGCACATAATCAGCGTGGTATCGTGTCAATGGAAGTACAGCTGACAGATGCATTCGACGAAGATGTGCGCGATTGGAAAGAGGATTTGCTCGAGGCTGCGGAAAGCAATGCAAGTGCCCGTATCCATCCTGTCCTGAAGCGTCCGGATGAAAAGATGGTCACCGAGACTGCCTACGAGAATCCGCGCTTTGTCGAAGACATGGTCCGTCTTGTGGCAGCGGATTTGTATGAACTGGATTATGTCGAAAAATTCACTGTATCCTGCAGCAATCAGGAATCGATCCACTTGCACGATGCCGTGGCGACATTGAGCTACGACAAGCGCGACGAAGAGGAATAA
- a CDS encoding ABC transporter permease/substrate-binding protein yields the protein MKAFLEVFEQRSDSLWTALAEHLQISIIALLISIAIAVPLGLLLSRSKKLAEPIIAIAAVLQTIPSLAVLAFLIPLIGIGTKPAVAALIIYALLPILRNTYTGIAEVDPALKEAATGMGMNGFRRLRKVELPLAMPVIMAGIRTAMVMIVGTTTIAALIGAGGLGELILLGIDRGGDVNLILLGAIPAALLAILLDLVIRIFERTSRRFGFKSLAVLVIVAVIGVVAPFAAAQDDQPDLVIGGKLNAEPTILINMYKLLIEDQTDLQVELEPNLGKTDFLFEALQNGSIDIYPEFTGTALVTLLGEQAESNDGQQVYEQAKAGMAEAFEMAYLEPMAYNNTYTLAVKRSYAEENDLQTIADLRKMDDEMTAGFTLEFSDREDGYLGIQDVYGVEFGELRTLDPGIRQQAIEADDVDVIDAYSTDSYIRDLDLVTLDDPENLFPPYQGAPLMRQETLEEYPELADILGQLAGKITDEQMTEMNYQVDFKKKQPEDVARDFLEQEGLL from the coding sequence ATGAAAGCATTCCTGGAAGTATTCGAACAGCGCAGTGATTCCTTATGGACGGCATTGGCTGAACACTTGCAAATATCGATCATTGCCTTGCTGATCAGTATTGCCATAGCCGTTCCGCTCGGCCTTTTGCTCAGCCGGTCCAAAAAGCTTGCCGAACCGATCATCGCGATAGCGGCAGTCCTGCAGACGATTCCCAGTCTAGCCGTTTTGGCGTTTTTGATTCCGTTGATCGGAATCGGCACGAAGCCGGCAGTTGCAGCACTCATCATTTATGCATTGCTTCCGATACTTCGTAATACATACACCGGGATCGCCGAAGTCGATCCAGCTTTGAAAGAAGCAGCAACGGGCATGGGAATGAATGGTTTCCGCCGCCTCCGCAAAGTCGAGCTGCCATTGGCGATGCCCGTCATCATGGCAGGTATCCGGACAGCTATGGTGATGATCGTCGGTACAACCACGATTGCCGCTTTAATCGGCGCTGGCGGACTCGGGGAACTCATCCTGTTGGGCATCGACCGCGGCGGAGATGTGAACCTCATCCTGCTTGGTGCCATTCCGGCAGCATTGCTTGCCATCCTGCTGGATTTGGTCATCCGGATTTTCGAGCGCACCAGCCGCAGATTCGGTTTCAAGTCGCTGGCTGTCCTGGTTATCGTGGCTGTCATTGGGGTCGTGGCCCCCTTTGCGGCAGCGCAGGATGATCAGCCTGATTTGGTGATAGGCGGCAAGCTGAATGCCGAGCCGACAATTTTGATCAATATGTACAAATTGCTTATCGAGGACCAGACAGATTTACAAGTCGAATTGGAACCGAATCTAGGGAAAACAGATTTTCTTTTCGAAGCCTTGCAAAATGGCAGCATCGATATTTATCCGGAGTTCACCGGTACTGCTCTGGTGACATTATTAGGCGAACAAGCAGAAAGCAATGATGGTCAGCAAGTGTATGAGCAGGCCAAAGCAGGTATGGCAGAAGCTTTCGAAATGGCATATCTGGAACCGATGGCGTACAATAATACGTATACACTTGCTGTGAAACGATCCTATGCGGAGGAGAATGACCTGCAGACGATTGCGGACCTTAGGAAAATGGACGATGAGATGACAGCGGGCTTCACATTGGAGTTCAGCGATCGGGAAGATGGTTATCTGGGCATCCAGGATGTCTATGGCGTGGAGTTCGGGGAGCTGAGGACGCTGGATCCCGGCATCCGTCAGCAGGCGATCGAAGCCGATGATGTCGATGTCATCGATGCTTACTCGACCGACAGTTATATCAGGGATTTGGATCTTGTCACACTGGATGATCCTGAGAATCTGTTCCCGCCGTACCAAGGTGCTCCGCTGATGCGCCAGGAGACACTTGAGGAATACCCGGAGCTTGCGGACATATTGGGTCAGCTTGCGGGCAAGATAACAGATGAGCAGATGACAGAGATGAATTACCAAGTCGATTTCAAAAAGAAGCAGCCTGAGGACGTCGCAAGGGACTTCCTCGAACAGGAAGGTCTGCTCTGA
- a CDS encoding ABC transporter ATP-binding protein has translation MIEFKGVHKTYPDGTEAIKDFNLKVQEGELLTLIGPSGCGKTTTMKMINRLVEPTAGEIYIDGRQLKDYSIHELRWNIGYVLQQIALFPHMTVEENIAVVPEMKKWKKKEIHDRAKELMRMVGMEPSIYLKKKPSELSGGQAQRVGVIRALAADPQILLMDEPFSALDPISREGLQKDIRKLQRQIKKTIVFVTHDIDEATALGDRICLMNAGEIIQVDTPQKLILEPRDSFVRSFIGDKKSPWQTAIDIVAAQSVSHILTQTAYEAGDFDPDQAYILTSDDGQLLCAVEHGKQQNVLAVPSDMNVLEAVHAFEEAGASILPVTKGEELIATVTQQELLRYLAGKTEVRNGVVTQ, from the coding sequence ATGATTGAGTTCAAAGGTGTACATAAGACATACCCGGATGGTACGGAAGCCATCAAGGATTTCAATTTGAAAGTGCAGGAGGGGGAACTCCTCACGCTGATCGGACCAAGCGGATGCGGCAAAACGACGACGATGAAGATGATCAACAGGCTTGTCGAGCCAACGGCTGGCGAGATATACATAGATGGCAGGCAATTAAAAGATTATAGCATCCATGAGCTTCGCTGGAACATTGGCTATGTCCTGCAGCAAATCGCATTATTTCCGCATATGACAGTCGAAGAGAACATCGCTGTCGTTCCGGAGATGAAAAAGTGGAAGAAGAAAGAAATACATGATCGGGCCAAGGAATTGATGCGGATGGTGGGGATGGAGCCGTCCATCTACTTGAAAAAGAAACCTTCCGAACTATCCGGCGGACAGGCACAGCGCGTAGGTGTCATCCGGGCACTGGCAGCCGATCCGCAGATTTTGCTGATGGATGAACCCTTCAGCGCCTTGGATCCGATCAGCAGGGAAGGGCTGCAAAAGGATATCCGGAAATTGCAGCGGCAAATCAAGAAAACGATAGTGTTTGTCACACATGATATCGATGAAGCGACAGCTTTGGGAGATCGTATCTGCCTCATGAATGCCGGTGAAATCATTCAGGTCGACACGCCGCAGAAATTGATACTGGAGCCGCGTGACTCCTTTGTCCGCAGCTTTATCGGGGATAAAAAATCACCTTGGCAGACTGCCATCGATATCGTCGCTGCCCAATCTGTTTCCCATATCCTGACGCAGACAGCATACGAAGCAGGCGATTTCGATCCAGATCAAGCCTATATCCTGACAAGCGATGACGGCCAATTGCTTTGTGCCGTCGAGCATGGGAAGCAGCAGAATGTCCTCGCTGTGCCGAGTGATATGAATGTCCTGGAAGCAGTGCATGCTTTCGAGGAAGCAGGTGCCAGTATCCTGCCTGTCACAAAAGGTGAAGAGTTGATAGCGACTGTCACACAGCAGGAGCTGCTGCGTTACCTTGCCGGCAAAACCGAAGTCAGGAATGGGGTGGTGACCCAATGA
- a CDS encoding CoA-binding protein has product MAFQNPENEQIRDILRKAKTIAVVGLSDSPDRTSHGVSRAMQQAGYRIIPVNPNVTEVLGEKAYPSLADVPDEIDIINVFRRSEYLPGLAREASRTNARVFWAQQGVHDEGAAAYLEQEGFTVLMDLCIKVAHSVLVGPSGK; this is encoded by the coding sequence ATGGCATTCCAGAATCCGGAAAATGAACAGATTCGTGACATATTGCGGAAAGCGAAGACGATTGCGGTAGTGGGACTGTCCGATTCACCGGACAGGACATCCCACGGTGTTTCCCGTGCGATGCAGCAGGCAGGCTACAGGATCATACCGGTCAATCCGAATGTGACCGAAGTCCTCGGCGAGAAAGCCTATCCCAGCTTGGCTGATGTACCCGATGAGATCGATATCATCAATGTCTTCCGCCGATCGGAGTACCTGCCGGGATTGGCAAGGGAAGCAAGCAGGACGAATGCTCGCGTATTCTGGGCCCAGCAAGGCGTTCATGATGAAGGAGCAGCTGCTTACTTGGAACAGGAAGGTTTTACGGTCTTGATGGATTTATGTATCAAAGTCGCACATAGCGTACTTGTCGGGCCATCCGGCAAATGA
- the yidD gene encoding membrane protein insertion efficiency factor YidD, translated as MDKVFLALIRFYRRFISPLTPPSCRFYPTCSQYGLEAIKRHGAWKGGWLTVKRISKCHPFHRGGFDPVPGANCEHHHHEKKQ; from the coding sequence ATGGACAAGGTATTCTTAGCCTTGATCCGTTTTTACAGGCGCTTCATCAGCCCCCTGACTCCGCCATCCTGCCGCTTTTATCCGACATGCTCCCAATACGGGCTGGAGGCAATCAAACGGCATGGGGCATGGAAGGGCGGCTGGCTCACCGTCAAGCGCATCTCAAAATGTCATCCTTTTCACCGGGGTGGATTCGATCCTGTACCAGGTGCGAATTGTGAGCATCATCACCATGAAAAAAAGCAGTGA